A single Primulina eburnea isolate SZY01 chromosome 11, ASM2296580v1, whole genome shotgun sequence DNA region contains:
- the LOC140805076 gene encoding aquaporin PIP1-2, producing MEGKEEDVRLGANKFEERQAIGTVAQTEDRDYKEPPPAPLFEPGELSSWSFYRAGIAEFIATFLFLYVTILTVMGYQKADSKCRTVGIQGIAWAFGGMIFALVYCTAGISGGHINPAVTFGLFLARKLSLTRALFYMVMQCLGAICGAGVVKGFNKNLYETKGGGANTINPGYTKGDGLGAEIIGTFVLVYTVFSATDAKRSARDSHVPILAPLPIGFAVFLVHLATIPITGTGINPARSLGAAIIYNKDHAWDDHWVYWVGPFVGAALAALYHVVVIRAIPFKSR from the exons ATGGAGGGAAAAGAGGAGGATGTCCGTCTTGGAGCCAATAAGTTTGAGGAGAGGCAGGCGATCGGGACGGTGGCGCAGACGGAAGACAGGGATTACAAGGAGCCGCCGCCAGCGCCGCTGTTTGAGCCAGGAGAGCTGAGTTCTTGGTCCTTTTACAGAGCCGGGATTGCTGAATTTATCGCCACTTTTCTGTTTCTGTACGTGACTATTTTGACAGTCATGGGATATCAAAAGGCCGACTCCAAGTGCAGGACTGTTGGCATTCAAGGCATCGCTTGGGCTTTTGGTGGCATGATTTTTGCTCTTGTTTACTGCACTGCTGGGATTTCAG GGGGGCACATCAATCCGGCGGTGACATTCGGGCTGTTCTTGGCGAGGAAACTGTCCCTAACACGAGCCCTGTTCTACATGGTGATGCAATGCCTGGGGGCCATCTGTGGTGCGGGTGTGGTTAAGGGATTCAACAAGAACCTCTACGAGACAAAGGGCGGTGGCGCCAACACCATCAACCCTGGCTACACCAAGGGGGATGGCCTTGGTGCCGAAATCATTGGCACTTTCGTGCTTGTTTACACCGTCTTCTCCGCAACCGACGCCAAGCGTAGCGCCAGAGACTCCCACGTCCCC ATTCTGGCACCTCTGCCTATCGGATTCGCGGTGTTCTTGGTGCACTTGGCCACCATCCCCATCACCGGCACGGGTATCAACCCCGCCCGGAGTCTTGGAGCAGCCATCATCTACAACAAAGACCATGCTTGGGATGATCAT TGGGTGTACTGGGTTGGACCATTCGTCGGGGCAGCACTCGCAGCTCTCTACCATGTAGTGGTGATCAGAGCCATTCCATTCAAGTCTAGGTGA
- the LOC140804943 gene encoding uncharacterized protein, whose translation MGEEDGYTQELLVLQQILISSFVFVTIVSRFYTKFVSIKNRRTNKRRVCNDDPERIAAQVNHLRRLIDLGDVQCIVNFRMNRNAFARLCYLLTHVGGLGESRYIRVEEKVAMFLSILAHHKKNRVIGHDYLRSGHTVSTHFHEVLRCVLKLHTLLLVKPDPVTEDCSNEAWKFFKGCLGALDGTYVNVQVPNKDKPRYRTRKGTIAVNVLAVCDRNMNFIYALTGWEGSAADARVLRDAIHREDGLKVPRGHRSPEVIMDFGTCSSTMANKVKKSEKGRRVWSAREEEVLIQSLKEAIANGWKSENGFKCGYLNFLEKAIMKIFPGTDLRGCPHINSKIHVWKKTHGTLVTMLSRSGMGWNDTQKMIEASDEAWDAFVKIDSSVKTWRFKSWPHYTDWCEIFGCDRATGGRTSTFATAVQQVLNIDDVVGPEMNIGFEDTPLNMEGGGETNSVANTTSFTASDNQKANKKKRKQATQGEELFVDAINKFTAMTKEAIAELGKRLSHDYEMAMPVSKDVLEVLEKIPGLSRDEKQIAAEILIEKPKKLALFFSLHDDEKLSFVRRISKTN comes from the exons ATGGGTGAAGAAGATGGATACACACAAGAGTTGCTAGTGTTGCAACAAATTCTTATATCTTCGTTTGTGTTCGTCACCATTGTCTCGCGTTTCTACACCAAGTTTGTGTCCATAAAAAATCGTAGGACGAATAAAAGACGTGTATGCAATGATGATCCTGAACGAATAGCTGCCCAAGTGAACCACTTACGTAGGCTTATTGACCTAGGAGACGTCCAATGTATTGTCAATTTTCGAATGAATCGTAATGCATTCGCACGTCTATGCTATCTCCTAACCCATGTGGGTGGACTAGGGGAGTCTAGGTATATACGAGTTGAGGAGAAGGTTGCCATGTTTTTGTCTATTTTAGCACATCACAAGAAAAATAGAGTTATTGGCCATGACTACCTACGTAGTGGTCATACTGTCAGCACTCATTTCCACGAAGTGCTAAGATGTGTTTTGAAACTACACACATTACTTCTCGTGAAGCCAGACCCAGTGACAGAAGACTGCTCAAATGAAGCTTGGAAATTTTTCAAG GGTTGTCTTGGAGCATTGGATGGTACGTACGTGAATGTTCAAGTACCTAATAAAGACAAGCCAAGATACAGAACAAGGAAAGGAACAATAGCTGTGAACGTATTGGCCGTGTGTGACCGTAACATGAATTTCATTTACGCACTAACAGGGTGGGAAGGATCGGCGGCAGATGCCAGGGTTCTTAGAGATGCAATTCACCGAGAAGATGGTCTAAAGGTTCCGCGAG GTCATAGATCACCAGAAGTGATTATGGACTTCGGAACATGTAGTAGTACAATGGCTAACAAGGTGAAGAAATCGGAAAAAGGCCGGCGGGTGTGGAGTGCTCGTGAGGAGGAAGTTTTGATACAATCCTTGAAAGAAGCAATTGCAAATGGCTGGAAAAGTGAGAACGGTTTCAAGTGCGGTTACTTGAATTTCCTTGAGAAGGCAATAATGAAAATATTCCCTGGGACCGACTTACGAGGCTGTCCACACATCAACTCGAAGATTCATGTATGGAAAAAAACTCATGGCACTTTGGTCACCATGTTGAGTAGAAGTGGGATGGGGTGGAATGATACACAAAAAATGATCGAGGCCTCGGATGAAGCGTGGGATGCATTTGTCAAG ATTGATAGTAGTGTCAAAACTTGGCGATTCAAGTCATGGCCACATTATACAGATTGgtgtgaaatatttggatgTGATCGTGCAACAGGGGGAAGAACATCAACTTTCGCAACTGCAGTTCAACAAGTTCTAAACATTGACGATGTCGTAGGACCTGAAATGAATATAGGATTCGAAGACACACCGCTGAACATGGAGGGGGGTGGTGAAACTAATTCTGTTGCAAATACAACCTCATTCACAGCATCGGATAACCAAAAGGCTAATAAAAAGAAACGAAAGCAAGCAACGCAAGGTGAGGAATTATTTGTTGATGCCATCAATAAGTTTACTGCTATGACAAAAGAGGCAATAGCTGAGCTTGGTAAACGGCTTAGTCACGACTACGAGATGGCGATGCCTGTGTCGAAGGATGTACTGGAAGTCTTAGAAAAAATTCCTGGACTGAGCAGGGATGAGAAGCAAATTGCAGCGGAGATTTTGATAGAGAAACCGAAGAAGTTAGCATTGTTCTTCAGTCTTCACGATGATGAGAAACTATCGTTTGTGCGAAGGATTAGTAAAACCAATTAA